Proteins found in one Candidatus Margulisiibacteriota bacterium genomic segment:
- a CDS encoding YrbL family protein has product MSELVTDENCQISDIQPENILVQQLADGRLYPKLMDYKRLGAKTYPTQFWLHWSSNLLAKKLERKFQRLRDNFS; this is encoded by the coding sequence TTGTCCGAACTTGTTACCGACGAAAACTGTCAAATATCCGATATTCAGCCCGAGAATATTCTGGTGCAGCAGCTTGCTGACGGCCGATTGTATCCTAAACTAATGGATTACAAACGACTTGGAGCTAAAACCTATCCTACGCAATTCTGGCTGCATTGGAGTTCAAATCTTCTGGCAAAAAAATTAGAACGAAAATTTCAGCGTCTAAGAGACAATTTTTCCTAA